From the genome of Puniceicoccales bacterium, one region includes:
- a CDS encoding FliM/FliN family flagellar motor switch protein, producing the protein MENQNDPSEMTSSDAAKIGIAENSAAENQIDATSQGQTRPDDSPESAQISEATIESKDAGSEDVNEQITDEPAADAPADGEPPADEPAVGEPAPAASSVEEIEQSIEEIKSQNDSTLTAVTPETTTKPEHVSAPAIDETNRQTKHADPDDAKLVPPEEPTEQYSKKPKHQVTLTFEIFDQKIPLSELETIDKGYVFSCDNPIESPVTICANGTPIGSGELVNVDGKTGVRILEIFDK; encoded by the coding sequence ATGGAAAACCAAAATGATCCTAGTGAAATGACGAGCAGCGATGCGGCGAAAATCGGAATAGCCGAGAACTCTGCAGCGGAAAATCAAATCGATGCGACCAGTCAGGGCCAGACCAGGCCGGATGACAGCCCGGAATCCGCCCAGATCAGTGAGGCGACCATCGAATCCAAAGATGCTGGCTCAGAAGATGTTAACGAACAAATAACCGACGAACCAGCTGCCGATGCACCAGCCGACGGCGAACCACCTGCCGACGAACCGGCCGTCGGTGAACCGGCCCCAGCGGCCTCTTCCGTGGAAGAAATCGAACAAAGCATCGAGGAAATAAAAAGCCAAAACGACAGCACTTTGACCGCAGTCACGCCGGAAACCACCACCAAGCCTGAACACGTCAGCGCACCGGCCATAGACGAAACCAACAGACAAACCAAGCATGCCGATCCAGATGATGCAAAACTCGTTCCGCCGGAAGAACCAACGGAACAATATAGTAAAAAACCAAAGCATCAGGTAACACTGACCTTCGAAATATTTGATCAAAAAATACCACTCAGTGAACTGGAAACCATAGACAAAGGCTACGTTTTTTCCTGTGACAACCCGATTGAAAGCCCGGTGACCATATGCGCGAATGGTACGCCCATCGGCAGCGGCGAACTGGTGAATGTAGATGGTAAAACCGGCGTAAGAATCCTAGAGATTTTCGACAAATGA
- the sctR gene encoding type III secretion system export apparatus subunit SctR yields the protein MNSISFDPTTIAIVLTTLTMAPFVLMLVSSFVKIVVVLTLIRNALGVQQVPPNMVLNGIAIMLTIYIMYPIVQETFEITKGLEFDMNNIATLKDPLAKACGPLKKFLKKHTKSQGRAFFMSTAKEIWPQEMQTGLEEGNLIVLIPAFIVSELTDAFQIGFLLYLPFIAIDMIVSNILLAMGMMMVSPMTISLPFKLMLFVLVDGWTKMIEGIVKTYR from the coding sequence ATGAACAGCATCTCCTTCGATCCGACCACCATAGCCATCGTGCTCACCACACTGACCATGGCACCGTTCGTGCTCATGTTGGTATCCTCCTTCGTAAAAATAGTAGTGGTCCTAACCCTCATAAGAAATGCGCTTGGTGTACAACAAGTTCCTCCAAATATGGTACTTAACGGTATCGCCATAATGCTTACCATCTACATAATGTACCCCATCGTCCAGGAAACCTTCGAGATAACCAAAGGATTGGAATTCGATATGAACAATATAGCTACGCTAAAGGACCCTCTGGCAAAGGCTTGTGGGCCATTAAAGAAGTTTTTAAAAAAACATACCAAGTCCCAGGGCCGAGCATTTTTTATGAGCACAGCAAAGGAAATCTGGCCCCAGGAAATGCAAACCGGACTGGAAGAAGGTAACCTAATCGTTCTTATCCCGGCCTTCATCGTTTCAGAACTCACAGATGCCTTCCAGATCGGATTCCTACTCTACCTGCCATTCATTGCCATAGACATGATCGTCTCTAACATCTTGCTAGCCATGGGTATGATGATGGTCTCTCCGATGACAATCTCTCTGCCATTCAAACTTATGCTGTTCGTCCTGGTCGACGGCTGGACAAAAATGATCGAAGGTATTGTAAAAACCTACAGATAA